From Acidobacteriota bacterium:
CCGTTGCGGTAAACGAAGTCCAGGCCCACCTCCTGCGCCACCTCCACGAAGAGCCCCGGCCCATCCGAGGGCTCCGCTTCCGACGAAGCGCTGCCGCCGCCACAGCCGACGGATCCGGACAGCACTGTCAGGGCGATGCTCATGGCTCCCAGCGATCTCACGCGTCTCGTGGCCCCACGTTTCCCGAGGCTCTCAAGGTTCCCAACGAAACGTGTAGCGCGAGAGCACCCCGCAGACCACCGCGATGGCCAGCAGGATGTAGATGGAATAGCGCTGATCCCCCAGCGGATCGCCCACCCACACCACCGTCAGCAGGTCCACCAGGTGGCTGAGGGGAATCCAATCCGTTGCCTCTTTGAGCCACGGCGGGAACTGCCGCCGGGGGATGGCGGCACCGGAGAAGAAGAGCATGAGGAAGAAGATCACGCTGCCCACCGCTTGGGTGGTGCGAGCGCTGGGGCAAGCGCCGACCACGGCGAAGCCGAGGGTGAACAGAGCCAGGCAGCCGATGACTCCGATGGTCACCAGCAGCAGCAGATTGCCGCCGAAAGTAATGTCGAAGATCAGCTCCGCCACCAGCGCCAGCACCGTGGTCACCACTGCCAGCAGCATCACCTGCACCACCAGGTGGCTGCCGAGGACGCGCCCCAATCCCATGGGGCTCGCCTTGTAGCGCTTGAGCACCCCCTGCTCCCGATTCTCGGACAGGGCGATGGGCAGTCCCATGAGGCCGAAGTAGGCAATGACCATGGCGATGAGGGCGGGAACGTAGACGTCGATGACCCGGAAGCCCGGCATCGCCGGCTGGTCACCGAAGAGGGTGCCGAAGAGGGCCAGGGGGATGAACGGGAAGACGAGGGTGAAGAAGACCGCGATGGGCTCGCGCAGGAAGAGCTTGAGCTCGATGACGATGAGATGGAAGATCGCGTTCATGCCGCCGCCTCTCCTTTCCGGGAAGCGCCGGGCCCCTCCGGGTCCTGCCCCTCCATTGCGTAATCACGGCCGGTGAGGATGAGGTAGAGATCCTCGAGGTTGGCGGGGCGGGTGCGCAGGTCCTCGGCGCCGCGCTGCTCCAGCAGCCGGCTGGCCTCCTGGGCGAAGCCGTTGCCGCCGCCGAAGAGGAGCACCCGATTGTCCGCCACCTCCACCCGCTCGACCCCGGGGTGGTTGCGCAGCTCGTCCTGTTGCACCTCCGCCGCGGCGGGCAGACGGCCGGCGACCCGGGTCCCCAGGTGATAGGTGTTCAACAATTCCGTCGGCGAGCCCTCGGCGACGATGCGGCCGTGGTCGATGATGCACACCACGTCGCAGCGGTCCTCCGCCTCCACCAGGTCGTGGGTGGTGAGGAGCACCGTCAAGCCCTCTTGCTGATAGCGCTCGAGGGCGGCCCAAAACTCCTGGCGGGAGCGTGGATCGAGGCCGCTGGTGGGCTCGTCGAGGATCAGCAGCTCCGGCCGCCCCACCAGCGCCACGGCGGTGAGGAGCTTGCGCTTCTGCCCACCGGAAAGCTTGCTGTAGAAGGTGCGAGCCTTGTCGTCGAGGCCGAACTCCTCCAGCAGCTGCGCCGTCGGCAGGGGATTGGGGTAGAAACTGCCGAAGAGGTCGAGGGCCTCGGCGCAGCGGATGCGGGTGTACATGCTGTTTTCCTGCAGCTGCACGCCGCAGCGCCGGAAGATCTTCTGCTGGCTCTCCTGGGGATCCATCCCCAGCACCTGCACGGTACCGCTGTCGGGCTTGCGCAGGCCTTCCAGACACTCGATGGTGGTGGTCTTGCCGGCTCCGTTGGGTCCGACCAGGCCGAAAGTGGTGCCGGCGGCGACCTCGAAACTCAGGCCCGCCACCGCCTCCACGGCTCCATAGCGTTTGCGTAGCTCGCTCACTGCAACGACTTGATCCACGACTCAGCTCCCATCCTTGAAAGTAGAAAGAAAATCCTCCAGCACGGCTTCCCGGTCCACCGCCTCGCCCCCCTGGAGGAGCAGCTGGATACTCATCGTCTCGGTGATGTCGGCGGTGGGGTCGCCGTCGAGGAGGAGGAGGTCCGCCCGGGCACCGGGGCGCACCGAACCGAGGTCCGGCTGACGCAACAGCTCCGCCGCCGACGAGGTGGCGAGGCGCAGAGCCTCGACGGGCTCCAGGCCGCCCTCGACCAGCAGCTCCAGCTCCTGGTGCAGGCTGAAGCCGGGCACCACCGAGGGGTTGGGGGTGTCGGTGCCGGCGGCGATCTTGACCCCGGCGCGGTAGAGCAGGGCCACGATGCGGCGCAGATTCTCCAGACCCTGCTCGATCTGCCGGCGCTCCCGGCGGCTGGGCTTGGGCACCGGCAGGTAGCGGTTCATGAAGCGCCGCCCGATCATCATGCCCAGGGTGCCCTGCATGCGTTTGAAGTATTTGTGGTAGGGCATGACCCCGACCATGTAGTCGAGGTAGGGCTCCTCCACCATCGCCTCCAGGCTCGACCAGCGGTGGGAGACGATGAGGGTCGGACATAGGAAAGTGCCCTTCTCCAAGAGCAGCTCCACCAGCGACGCCACCGCCTCCGAATCCAGGTCCACCCGGCTCCACAGCCGCGAGCGCCCCTGGGCACCGCCGAATTCCTCGGGGTCGAGCTCCGGGAACGAGCGCGGATCGAAGAGGTTGGCGGCGTGCTCCAGGCTGCGCACCCCGATCTCCGCCGCCTGCCGAGCGGTCACCGCGCCGACGTCGGCGGCCACGTCCATGTCTCGCTCACCGGCCTCGTCGACGATGGCCCGCAGCTCGTCGTAGCCGATGTTGCGGTAGCTCTTGATCCAATCCATACCCTCGGCGTGGAGCAGCGAGACCTGCCGCCTTCCCGCCTCCGGGTCGGTGACAATGCGCGAGAAGGGCCACACCAGCGGCGGCACGTCGAGGAGCGGGCCGGTGCCGAAGACCCGCGGACTGGCCCTTCCACCGTTCTCCTGCTGGTGGCGACGCCGCGCGAACCGGATGGCCTCGATGGAATTGCCCGTATCCCGCACCGTCGTGATGCCGTTGAGGGTGAGCAGCCGCAGGCTGTTCTCCATCGGCTGGAAGGGTGCCCGCCGGGGATCGCTCTCGCTGTAGCCGGCGAGGTGCAGATGACAGTCGATGAGGCCGGGGATCAAGCAGGCGCAGCGGTGCGTTGCGCGGCCGTTGACGTCCCCCTCCCCCACCGCCTCGACGGCGCGCACCGTGTCTCCCTCGACGGTGACCAGGCTGGGGCCGTGGACCTCCTGGCCGTCGAAGAGGCGGTCGCAATGGACGGCCAGGCTCATCGCTGCATCCTCAGCCACACCAGGACCTCGAAAGCGTAGTGGGAGGCGAAGGAGGCCAGCAGGCTGCCGGTGGCGAGGAAGAGCAGCGCCCAGACGGCGCCGGCGAAGCTCTTGAGCAGCACGTTGCGCAGACCGAAGTAGTAGTGATTGAGGCCGAAGGAGAGGGACGAGAGCACCACCACCCAGACCACCGCCAGGCCGAAGCGCTGATCCAGATAAGTCATCAGATAGCCACGCCAGAGGAATTCCTCCGCCGCCACCACGAAGACGGAGAGCGCCAGGGTCCAGGCCCGGGAAACTCCCTGCCCTTCCTCGGCGAAGCTCTCCGACGCGCCCTCCAGCAGGCGATTGAGCCCGCCTCGACCCTTGGTGAGACCTTGAGTCAGGCGTTGAGACAGCCGCCCGACCCACAGCTCGTTGTAGAAGAGCAGCACCCCCACCACCGCTCCCCCCACCAGGCTCGCGGCCACCGCCGAGGCTGAGCCCAGCCCGGCGAGCTGCGGAGCCTGGAGCCCCACCGCCGCCAGCTGGTCGCCCCGCCACACCGGCACCAGGCAGAAGGCCAGGGGCAGCAAGAGCAGCAGGGGGTAGAGGACGAAGCCCGCGCGGTCGATGACGGCGGCATCCCGGCCGGTGGCGTAGACCACCATGTACAGGCTACCGAAGCCCAGCCCCAAGACCAGCGGGAAGCAGACGATGAGCAGGAAGCCGATCATCGCCGGCCCCTACTCCTCGGAAGAATTCGCCGTGGAGCCCGCCGGGTGGCCGTTGCGCTCCGGCGGAGCGGGCTCG
This genomic window contains:
- a CDS encoding ABC transporter permease; this encodes MNAIFHLIVIELKLFLREPIAVFFTLVFPFIPLALFGTLFGDQPAMPGFRVIDVYVPALIAMVIAYFGLMGLPIALSENREQGVLKRYKASPMGLGRVLGSHLVVQVMLLAVVTTVLALVAELIFDITFGGNLLLLVTIGVIGCLALFTLGFAVVGACPSARTTQAVGSVIFFLMLFFSGAAIPRRQFPPWLKEATDWIPLSHLVDLLTVVWVGDPLGDQRYSIYILLAIAVVCGVLSRYTFRWEP
- a CDS encoding ABC transporter ATP-binding protein — encoded protein: MDQVVAVSELRKRYGAVEAVAGLSFEVAAGTTFGLVGPNGAGKTTTIECLEGLRKPDSGTVQVLGMDPQESQQKIFRRCGVQLQENSMYTRIRCAEALDLFGSFYPNPLPTAQLLEEFGLDDKARTFYSKLSGGQKRKLLTAVALVGRPELLILDEPTSGLDPRSRQEFWAALERYQQEGLTVLLTTHDLVEAEDRCDVVCIIDHGRIVAEGSPTELLNTYHLGTRVAGRLPAAAEVQQDELRNHPGVERVEVADNRVLLFGGGNGFAQEASRLLEQRGAEDLRTRPANLEDLYLILTGRDYAMEGQDPEGPGASRKGEAAA
- a CDS encoding amidohydrolase family protein; protein product: MSLAVHCDRLFDGQEVHGPSLVTVEGDTVRAVEAVGEGDVNGRATHRCACLIPGLIDCHLHLAGYSESDPRRAPFQPMENSLRLLTLNGITTVRDTGNSIEAIRFARRRHQQENGGRASPRVFGTGPLLDVPPLVWPFSRIVTDPEAGRRQVSLLHAEGMDWIKSYRNIGYDELRAIVDEAGERDMDVAADVGAVTARQAAEIGVRSLEHAANLFDPRSFPELDPEEFGGAQGRSRLWSRVDLDSEAVASLVELLLEKGTFLCPTLIVSHRWSSLEAMVEEPYLDYMVGVMPYHKYFKRMQGTLGMMIGRRFMNRYLPVPKPSRRERRQIEQGLENLRRIVALLYRAGVKIAAGTDTPNPSVVPGFSLHQELELLVEGGLEPVEALRLATSSAAELLRQPDLGSVRPGARADLLLLDGDPTADITETMSIQLLLQGGEAVDREAVLEDFLSTFKDGS
- a CDS encoding CPBP family intramembrane glutamic endopeptidase yields the protein MIGFLLIVCFPLVLGLGFGSLYMVVYATGRDAAVIDRAGFVLYPLLLLLPLAFCLVPVWRGDQLAAVGLQAPQLAGLGSASAVAASLVGGAVVGVLLFYNELWVGRLSQRLTQGLTKGRGGLNRLLEGASESFAEEGQGVSRAWTLALSVFVVAAEEFLWRGYLMTYLDQRFGLAVVWVVVLSSLSFGLNHYYFGLRNVLLKSFAGAVWALLFLATGSLLASFASHYAFEVLVWLRMQR